The following coding sequences lie in one Sedimentibacter sp. MB35-C1 genomic window:
- a CDS encoding RNA polymerase sigma factor — protein sequence MFFLLAVSDAEESDLEMTNYEYAVFLYKKYNKTLWKYAFTLSKSPDIANDLVSTTFLKVVECIEMIQKIHIYKIKSYLMSMIKNNYINYVKKEKLNVDLSRVPEHAYHSNDGDIIEEIYGSEIEEALKHMPEPYKSILQYRYGYDELSYEEIATALDINVKSIRVYKQRAVNMLKQRLKGGEQCNE from the coding sequence ATGTTTTTCTTATTAGCAGTATCGGATGCAGAAGAATCCGATTTAGAAATGACTAATTACGAATATGCAGTATTTTTATATAAAAAGTACAATAAAACCCTTTGGAAATATGCTTTTACCCTGTCTAAAAGCCCTGATATCGCAAATGATCTTGTGTCAACAACGTTTCTCAAGGTTGTTGAATGTATAGAAATGATACAAAAAATTCATATCTACAAAATAAAGTCATATTTAATGAGTATGATCAAGAATAACTACATTAATTATGTCAAAAAAGAAAAATTAAATGTTGACCTTAGCCGCGTACCTGAACATGCCTACCACAGCAATGATGGTGACATTATCGAAGAAATCTACGGTTCAGAAATTGAAGAAGCACTGAAACATATGCCTGAGCCGTATAAATCGATTTTACAATATCGGTATGGATATGATGAACTTTCTTACGAAGAAATAGCAACTGCTTTGGATATAAATGTAAAAAGTATTAGGGTATACAAACAAAGGGCTGTAAATATGCTGAAGCAAAGATTGAAAGGCGGTGAACAGTGCAATGAATGA
- a CDS encoding DUF4367 domain-containing protein: MNESDFNNYDFDFLIKKAAISLAEKDNELYDMFEKDESIINPNQDELDKKIYALINNHLGKDSARIARKKKFKSIMFKAAAFVLILLSGFIIPFVTVDAFREKVLNFYIENFDTHATFTPEEEVEHLEEITVEYIPERYIESDKYKSGSFYTLTYYNYENNYIYISHYDNAFSFNIDTENCKKYNVNIKNKNSYIYRKSGFITLIFKFHENLVVINSNDDLLTNEELIKIAESIR, translated from the coding sequence ATGAATGAAAGCGATTTCAATAATTATGATTTTGATTTTCTTATTAAAAAAGCTGCCATATCACTGGCTGAAAAAGACAACGAACTGTATGACATGTTTGAAAAAGACGAATCAATTATTAATCCCAATCAGGATGAGCTGGATAAAAAAATATATGCCCTGATTAATAATCATCTAGGTAAGGACAGCGCCAGAATAGCAAGAAAGAAGAAGTTTAAAAGCATAATGTTCAAAGCTGCCGCATTTGTTTTAATATTGTTGTCCGGTTTTATAATTCCCTTTGTCACTGTTGATGCTTTCAGAGAAAAAGTCTTAAATTTTTATATAGAAAATTTCGATACACACGCTACCTTTACGCCTGAGGAAGAGGTTGAGCATCTTGAGGAGATTACAGTAGAGTATATTCCTGAAAGATATATTGAAAGCGATAAATATAAATCTGGTAGTTTTTATACATTAACCTATTATAATTACGAAAATAATTATATCTATATTTCTCATTACGATAATGCATTTTCATTTAACATAGATACCGAAAACTGCAAAAAATACAATGTAAATATTAAAAACAAAAACAGTTATATTTACAGAAAGTCTGGTTTTATTACATTAATTTTTAAATTTCATGAAAACTTAGTTGTAATTAATAGCAATGATGACCTCTTAACTAACGAAGAATTAATAAAAATAGCCGAATCTATAAGATAA
- a CDS encoding ABC transporter ATP-binding protein translates to MLKIDNLSKKFGDFQVLSNININAEKSQIYGLVGSNGCGKTTLLKHIMMIYRQDKGNIFYDDVQVKEDSEILKDFYYVQDSLFFPYQSTLGKLFEYEKLMYDRMSEEKFNELVSYFNIDKNKSLNKMSKGQKKQAAFVLAISSKPRLLLLDEIVDGLDAVIKRKFWDILIREVIDNEMTVVISSHDLKELDNICDKVGIMHEGKILREENLEKMKDEIKRVQFAVDGEFDAAEFAEYNIIRSVKIGSINICTLTGDVDEFEKKLESKFNVLLFDKLSMSLEEIFITELGGAGYGTEKK, encoded by the coding sequence ATGTTAAAAATAGATAATCTAAGTAAAAAATTCGGAGATTTTCAAGTTTTAAGCAATATAAACATAAATGCTGAAAAAAGTCAGATATACGGGCTGGTTGGTTCCAATGGGTGCGGCAAAACAACTTTGCTTAAACATATAATGATGATTTACAGACAGGATAAAGGAAATATTTTTTATGATGATGTACAGGTGAAAGAAGATTCGGAAATTCTAAAGGATTTTTATTATGTGCAGGACAGTCTGTTTTTTCCGTATCAAAGCACACTTGGCAAGCTGTTTGAATATGAAAAACTTATGTACGATAGAATGTCAGAAGAAAAATTTAATGAGCTTGTAAGTTATTTTAATATTGATAAGAATAAAAGTCTGAATAAAATGTCCAAGGGTCAGAAAAAGCAGGCTGCTTTTGTTTTGGCCATTTCATCGAAACCGAGGCTTTTGCTTCTGGACGAAATAGTTGACGGGCTGGATGCCGTAATTAAGAGAAAGTTCTGGGATATTTTGATTAGGGAAGTAATAGACAACGAAATGACGGTTGTAATTTCGTCACATGATTTAAAAGAACTGGATAATATATGTGATAAAGTAGGCATAATGCATGAAGGGAAAATTTTAAGGGAAGAAAATCTTGAAAAAATGAAAGATGAAATAAAAAGAGTCCAGTTTGCTGTGGATGGCGAATTTGATGCGGCGGAATTTGCTGAATACAATATAATCAGGTCCGTTAAAATAGGCAGTATTAATATTTGTACATTGACCGGAGATGTGGACGAATTTGAGAAGAAACTGGAAAGTAAATTTAATGTTCTTTTATTTGATAAACTTTCAATGAGCCTTGAGGAGATATTTATTACAGAGCTGGGAGGTGCAGGTTATGGAACAGAAAAAAAATAA
- a CDS encoding GntR family transcriptional regulator, which translates to MIQIDNNSSKALYEQIYEEIKRLILSKALKSDEKLPSVRELASMVKINPNTIQKAYKSLEEDNYIYTVKGKGNFVKNSEELRSVHIKIMEEKLSEALKTLKSMGMSDEYIIEMVKKMLNPDMK; encoded by the coding sequence ATGATACAAATAGATAACAACAGCTCAAAGGCTTTGTATGAGCAAATATATGAAGAAATAAAAAGACTCATATTATCAAAAGCACTGAAATCTGATGAAAAACTGCCCTCAGTGAGAGAGCTGGCTTCTATGGTAAAAATCAATCCGAACACAATACAAAAAGCGTATAAGAGCTTAGAAGAAGACAATTATATTTATACTGTCAAAGGTAAAGGAAACTTTGTAAAAAATTCAGAAGAGCTAAGGAGTGTACATATAAAAATTATGGAAGAAAAATTGAGTGAAGCACTTAAAACCTTAAAAAGTATGGGCATGAGCGATGAGTATATAATTGAAATGGTTAAAAAGATGCTGAATCCGGACATGAAATAG
- a CDS encoding ATP-binding cassette domain-containing protein produces MNNKVKLLEVKNLSVEFGKGNKKFVAVNDVSFNIYKGETFGLVGESGSGKTTIGRAVIRINSAAAGEIIYNGKKISGRIDKGLDKELTRKIQMIFQDPMASLNERAKVDYIVSEGLYNLNNYGTEKDRKNKVEQALLDVGLLPEFASRFPHEFSGGQRQRIGIARVLVMEPELVIADEPISALDVSIRAQVINLLSKLQKQKGLTYLFIAHDLSVVRFISDRIAVIHKGKIVELAEAEKLFANPLHPYTKSLLSAIPTPNPRVERNKKPEVYNPGKNHYDYDKNPPIWTEIESEHFVLANGRELDEYKKIILPA; encoded by the coding sequence TTGAATAATAAGGTAAAGCTTTTAGAGGTTAAAAATTTAAGTGTAGAGTTTGGTAAGGGAAATAAAAAGTTTGTTGCGGTTAATGATGTGAGCTTTAATATTTATAAGGGAGAAACTTTTGGACTTGTAGGCGAATCGGGATCAGGCAAGACTACCATAGGAAGGGCTGTTATCAGAATAAACTCCGCTGCAGCAGGAGAGATAATTTACAATGGAAAGAAGATAAGCGGACGAATTGATAAAGGGCTGGACAAAGAGCTTACAAGAAAAATTCAGATGATATTTCAAGATCCCATGGCTTCTCTTAATGAGAGGGCAAAGGTTGACTATATTGTTTCAGAGGGACTCTATAATTTAAATAACTACGGAACAGAAAAAGACAGAAAGAATAAGGTAGAGCAGGCACTGCTGGATGTTGGGCTGCTGCCGGAATTTGCCAGCAGATTTCCTCACGAATTTTCCGGGGGCCAAAGACAGCGTATAGGAATAGCAAGGGTACTTGTTATGGAGCCTGAGCTTGTAATAGCCGATGAACCTATATCTGCACTGGATGTTTCAATTCGTGCACAGGTAATAAACCTGCTTTCTAAGCTTCAAAAACAAAAAGGGTTGACATACTTGTTTATTGCACACGATTTATCTGTTGTCAGATTTATTTCTGACAGAATAGCAGTAATTCATAAGGGAAAAATAGTTGAATTAGCTGAAGCGGAGAAGCTGTTTGCAAACCCGCTTCACCCATATACAAAATCTCTTCTGTCGGCAATACCGACTCCTAATCCAAGAGTGGAAAGAAATAAAAAGCCTGAAGTATACAATCCCGGCAAAAACCATTATGATTATGACAAAAATCCACCAATATGGACAGAAATAGAATCCGAGCATTTTGTACTGGCAAACGGAAGAGAATTAGATGAATACAAAAAAATAATCCTACCAGCTTGA
- a CDS encoding ABC transporter ATP-binding protein: MVRKSITDIINSEIILSAENLVIKFNLRGQELTAIRGASLELHKGESLAIVGESGSGKSVFTKSFMGLLDSNGRIESGSIIYKGKNLAEYKTEDQWIKIRGKEIAMVFQDPMTSLNPLKTVGKQVQESIELHQNLKGEEARRIAIEILKDVGISDSERRYKQYPHEFSGGMRQRVVIATAVACNPNILICDEPTTALDVTIQAQILQLLKNLQDKYDLTIIYITHDLGVVANVADRIAVMYAGDLIELGSSEEVFFDPKHPYTWALLSSLPQLGVKGEELYSIKGTPPNLFKEIKGDAFAPRNPHALKIDFEKRPPYFEVTSTHKARTWLLDPRAPKVEPPPLIKKMREMYVKRGDAVE; encoded by the coding sequence ATGGTGCGAAAATCTATTACAGATATAATAAACAGTGAAATCATTTTATCTGCCGAAAATTTAGTTATAAAATTTAACCTTCGGGGGCAAGAACTCACGGCAATAAGAGGAGCTTCTCTCGAACTCCACAAGGGTGAAAGCCTGGCAATAGTAGGTGAGTCAGGATCAGGGAAGTCGGTTTTCACAAAATCTTTTATGGGATTACTGGATTCTAACGGCAGAATTGAATCAGGTTCCATAATTTACAAAGGAAAAAATCTTGCCGAATATAAAACAGAGGACCAATGGATTAAAATAAGAGGAAAAGAAATAGCAATGGTATTTCAGGATCCAATGACATCGTTAAATCCTTTGAAGACTGTTGGTAAGCAGGTTCAGGAATCAATTGAGCTTCATCAAAACCTTAAGGGAGAGGAAGCTAGAAGGATTGCTATTGAAATTTTAAAAGATGTAGGAATATCGGATTCTGAAAGAAGATATAAGCAGTATCCCCATGAATTTTCAGGAGGAATGAGGCAGAGAGTTGTTATAGCCACAGCTGTTGCATGTAATCCAAATATATTAATATGCGATGAACCCACAACAGCTCTTGATGTTACTATTCAGGCTCAGATACTTCAATTGCTTAAAAATTTGCAGGACAAATATGACCTTACAATTATATATATAACCCATGATCTTGGAGTTGTCGCAAATGTTGCCGACAGAATAGCTGTTATGTATGCAGGAGATTTAATTGAGCTTGGCTCATCTGAAGAAGTATTTTTTGACCCAAAGCATCCATATACATGGGCACTTTTGTCATCGCTTCCGCAGCTGGGAGTTAAAGGAGAAGAATTGTATTCAATAAAAGGAACACCTCCTAATTTATTCAAGGAGATAAAAGGAGATGCATTTGCTCCGAGAAATCCCCATGCATTGAAAATAGATTTTGAAAAAAGACCTCCTTATTTTGAAGTAACGTCTACTCATAAAGCACGTACATGGCTTCTGGACCCGAGAGCCCCTAAGGTTGAACCTCCTCCTCTGATAAAGAAGATGAGGGAAATGTATGTGAAAAGAGGTGACGCAGTTGAATAA
- a CDS encoding ABC transporter permease, which yields MTRKKITTKMAEKIDSSLFEFADYDESKSELTGYSNYSFWKSTFQVFMKNKVAVILLILIAVVVLFTLIQPYLPNQKSPTQIYINPETNLQYRNVQPNAEFWFGSNSIGQDLWARIWSGARTSLFIGVSVGLFEAFVGITIGALWGYVRKLDAIITEVYNVWDNIPTTVVLIILTYIMKPSIPTIIFAMCMTGWLQMARFVRNLIIIIRDREYNLASRCLGTPTSRIITKNLLPYLVSVIMLRMALAIPAAIGNEVFLSYIGMGLPLDVPSLGNLVNEGRALVMDPNQRYQLFFPAAVISIVTISFYVIGNVFADSADPRNHV from the coding sequence ATGACAAGAAAAAAGATAACTACTAAAATGGCGGAAAAAATAGATTCATCCTTATTTGAATTTGCTGATTACGATGAGTCCAAAAGCGAGTTGACCGGATATTCTAATTATTCATTTTGGAAGTCAACATTTCAGGTGTTCATGAAAAATAAAGTTGCTGTAATACTTTTAATATTAATTGCAGTTGTTGTTTTATTTACATTAATTCAGCCATACCTTCCAAATCAAAAAAGCCCTACTCAGATATATATTAATCCTGAAACAAACCTTCAGTACAGAAATGTTCAGCCTAATGCCGAGTTTTGGTTCGGCTCAAATTCAATAGGACAGGATTTATGGGCACGTATTTGGAGCGGAGCGAGGACATCGTTGTTCATAGGAGTTTCTGTGGGATTGTTTGAAGCATTTGTGGGAATAACAATAGGAGCACTCTGGGGGTATGTCAGGAAGTTAGATGCGATTATAACCGAAGTATACAATGTATGGGATAATATACCTACTACGGTTGTTCTAATAATTCTGACATACATTATGAAACCCAGTATACCTACAATTATTTTTGCAATGTGTATGACAGGATGGCTCCAGATGGCCAGGTTTGTAAGAAACCTTATAATAATTATAAGAGACAGAGAATATAATTTAGCATCAAGATGTCTTGGAACACCTACATCAAGAATAATTACTAAAAATTTACTGCCGTACTTAGTATCAGTTATTATGCTCAGAATGGCTTTGGCAATACCTGCGGCTATAGGCAATGAGGTGTTTCTTTCATACATCGGTATGGGGTTGCCGCTTGATGTTCCGTCGCTTGGAAATCTTGTAAATGAGGGAAGAGCTTTGGTTATGGACCCAAATCAAAGATATCAGCTGTTTTTTCCGGCTGCGGTTATATCTATTGTAACAATATCTTTCTATGTAATCGGCAATGTTTTTGCAGATTCAGCTGATCCGAGAAATCATGTTTAG
- a CDS encoding ABC transporter permease, which produces MKYYATRLVRSLLTLIIVVTIVFLLMRLMPVEGYFGTSFDKLDEAQIEAKLQNLGLLDPWYIQLKNFYGGLLKGDLGKSITYRPRVDITKILGDKLITSLRFGLASLTVSLLVGLSLGVLMARHKGKFWDKFGTCYVVGANAVPAVIYYLLIQVFFTDIFNLPLLYERSDPKSWILPVICLSLVNIAYYAMWIRRYMVDELNKDYVRLARAKGLKSKEIMVRHVMRNAFVPMAQYLPASILYTVSGSIYVESLFSIPGTGGLLVTAIQRQDNTLVQALVLLYSSIGIVGLLLGDILMATFDPRIKLGSEGGAR; this is translated from the coding sequence ATGAAGTACTATGCAACAAGGCTTGTAAGATCCTTGTTAACATTGATTATTGTTGTTACTATAGTATTTTTGCTCATGCGTCTTATGCCTGTCGAAGGCTATTTCGGAACAAGCTTTGATAAGCTGGACGAGGCCCAGATAGAAGCAAAGCTGCAGAATCTGGGGCTTTTGGATCCATGGTATATACAATTAAAGAATTTTTACGGCGGTTTGCTGAAGGGAGATTTAGGCAAATCAATTACTTACAGACCGAGAGTAGATATAACAAAAATATTGGGAGATAAATTAATAACATCATTGCGCTTCGGGCTTGCATCATTGACGGTTTCATTGTTAGTGGGGCTTAGCTTAGGTGTTTTAATGGCCAGACATAAAGGTAAATTTTGGGATAAATTCGGAACATGCTATGTTGTGGGAGCTAACGCAGTACCTGCGGTAATTTATTACCTGCTGATTCAGGTGTTTTTTACGGACATATTTAATCTCCCTCTGCTTTACGAGAGATCAGATCCAAAGAGCTGGATACTTCCTGTTATATGCCTGTCTTTGGTCAATATTGCCTACTATGCAATGTGGATCAGGCGTTACATGGTCGATGAACTAAATAAGGATTACGTAAGGCTTGCCAGAGCAAAAGGTTTAAAAAGCAAAGAAATTATGGTAAGGCATGTAATGAGAAATGCATTTGTTCCAATGGCTCAATACCTGCCTGCATCAATTTTATATACCGTATCAGGCTCAATATATGTTGAATCGCTGTTTTCAATTCCAGGAACAGGAGGGCTTTTAGTTACTGCAATACAGAGACAGGATAACACCCTGGTTCAGGCGCTTGTTTTACTGTATTCATCTATAGGAATAGTAGGGCTGCTGCTTGGAGATATTTTGATGGCTACTTTTGATCCGAGAATAAAATTAGGAAGTGAAGGAGGGGCCAGATAA
- a CDS encoding peptide ABC transporter substrate-binding protein — translation MKKLISLSLILMLILTACTGGTTQEPVDNQPGAEEPAEVGDIAEDGKYASEQVYKYAYAEEITTLNYLVNTTWVDMSVSANLVDTLAQYDKYGVLQPALAESWEVSDDGLEWTFHLRKGAKWVDFEGNEVAETTAYDFVSSAKYILTKKNESESANIVYSVIKNAEAYYNEEITDFEQVGVKAVDEYTLVYTLKDPVPYFESMLTYVSFFPVYGPFLEEMGEDFGIANSAILYNGPYLLTEFEPQMQRILTKNNTYWDKDNIFVTELNYKYNKESMALGGELFRRGEVLHAIIPPSNLDEWMNNPELKDKVSPDRLGTYTYFYAFNFDPKFDSEYEPENWKIAVNNSSFRNSIMAAFNRIATMTTEDPYNPEYRIINTITPPNFASQNGLDYTATSDLAALRDTEFFNETDALAFKEKAVEELTQAGAKFPVKILMPYNTNSSYWALEAQVAKQQLETLLGTDYIQIALLPHAPTGFLDGTRRAGNYSLMKCNWGPDYADPQTYTDPFRRGGNYNFPEYTTEVDAEGKNLYDVYEGMVNEAKAELVDLTARYEMFADAEAYLINNAFVIPYNVSGGDGYVASYVLPFERPYAPFGIATVTWKGARLLAEPISMDEFNKFQEEWQAARDDALKSAAK, via the coding sequence ATGAAAAAATTAATATCACTTTCATTGATTTTAATGCTGATTTTAACAGCATGTACTGGAGGGACAACGCAAGAACCTGTAGATAATCAGCCAGGTGCGGAGGAACCTGCAGAAGTTGGGGATATAGCTGAAGACGGGAAATATGCAAGTGAGCAGGTATACAAATATGCTTATGCAGAAGAGATAACCACTCTGAACTATCTTGTAAATACAACCTGGGTGGATATGAGTGTATCGGCTAACCTTGTAGATACACTGGCTCAGTACGACAAATACGGAGTTCTTCAACCAGCTCTTGCAGAATCGTGGGAAGTGTCAGATGACGGGCTTGAATGGACATTCCACTTGAGAAAGGGAGCTAAGTGGGTTGATTTCGAAGGAAATGAAGTGGCGGAAACTACTGCTTATGATTTTGTTTCATCTGCCAAGTACATATTAACTAAAAAAAATGAATCTGAATCGGCCAACATTGTTTATTCTGTAATAAAAAATGCCGAGGCATATTACAACGAAGAAATAACTGATTTTGAACAAGTAGGTGTTAAGGCTGTAGATGAATACACACTGGTATACACGCTGAAAGACCCTGTTCCTTACTTTGAATCTATGCTTACTTACGTGAGTTTCTTCCCTGTTTATGGACCATTCCTTGAAGAAATGGGAGAAGACTTTGGGATTGCAAACTCTGCAATATTATATAACGGGCCGTATTTATTAACCGAATTTGAGCCTCAGATGCAGAGAATACTTACGAAAAACAATACATATTGGGATAAAGACAATATTTTTGTAACAGAGCTTAATTATAAATATAATAAAGAATCTATGGCTTTAGGAGGAGAGCTGTTTAGGAGAGGAGAGGTTTTACATGCCATTATTCCTCCTTCTAATCTTGATGAATGGATGAATAATCCTGAACTTAAGGATAAGGTGTCTCCTGACAGGCTGGGAACCTACACATATTTTTATGCATTTAACTTTGATCCAAAGTTTGATTCTGAATATGAACCAGAGAATTGGAAAATAGCGGTGAATAACAGCAGCTTCAGAAATTCTATTATGGCTGCATTTAACAGAATAGCAACAATGACAACCGAAGACCCTTATAATCCCGAGTACAGGATAATAAATACCATAACACCTCCGAACTTTGCTTCGCAGAATGGTTTAGATTACACGGCTACAAGTGATTTGGCAGCTTTAAGGGATACGGAGTTCTTTAATGAAACAGATGCTTTGGCTTTCAAGGAAAAAGCAGTTGAGGAGCTTACACAGGCCGGAGCTAAATTTCCTGTAAAAATATTGATGCCATATAATACGAACAGTTCATACTGGGCACTTGAAGCCCAGGTTGCAAAACAGCAGTTGGAAACATTGCTGGGAACAGACTATATTCAAATTGCACTTCTTCCTCATGCCCCAACGGGATTCCTTGACGGAACAAGGAGAGCAGGAAATTATTCACTTATGAAATGCAACTGGGGTCCTGACTACGCTGACCCTCAGACATATACAGATCCGTTCAGACGCGGCGGAAACTATAATTTCCCTGAGTATACGACAGAAGTAGATGCGGAAGGAAAAAACTTATATGATGTCTATGAGGGAATGGTTAATGAAGCCAAGGCTGAATTGGTTGATTTAACTGCAAGATACGAAATGTTTGCAGATGCGGAAGCATATTTAATAAATAATGCCTTTGTGATCCCGTACAATGTAAGCGGAGGAGACGGATATGTTGCATCATATGTACTTCCGTTTGAAAGGCCTTATGCGCCGTTTGGTATTGCTACAGTGACATGGAAAGGAGCCAGACTCCTCGCTGAGCCTATAAGCATGGATGAATTCAATAAATTTCAGGAAGAATGGCAGGCAGCTCGTGATGATGCCTTAAAGAGCGCAGCAAAATAG
- a CDS encoding D-alanyl-D-alanine carboxypeptidase family protein — protein sequence MKKFNKVLSLCLLIIILANTAAFGEINVNQNINSALLGDLETGEILYSYNINEQLAMASISKLMTYLVMMDAITDGKASLDDDVVISGHAAATEGSKFGLLSGETVKLSFLVKGMLVVSGNDCATAIAEHIGTTVDNFVKMMNEKASELGLLSASFINPHGLPINDEETGQNHMSVSDIYKLTRHILEKYPQILEVTKLKELAVPEKNYRKEATNPALGVIEGVDGLKTGYTDKAGICLVSTMPVTGQGQDFRLIAIIMGAQTHEERLSKTQELLEYGKNNFKYDKLADKTKPADKVYIENSKNGIVKVYPASDYNKIIKNGDIISTKASYNDTVKAPLKQGDKIGSISVFVNGEEVGQVDAIVTEDIGKANIFVRVVRFFQNIFE from the coding sequence ATGAAAAAATTCAATAAGGTACTGTCCTTATGTCTTTTAATTATAATTTTAGCAAATACTGCGGCATTTGGTGAAATAAACGTTAATCAAAATATTAATTCTGCATTGTTGGGAGATCTTGAAACAGGGGAAATCCTTTATAGCTACAACATAAATGAACAATTAGCAATGGCAAGTATATCAAAGCTTATGACCTACCTTGTTATGATGGATGCCATAACAGATGGGAAGGCATCGCTGGATGACGATGTTGTGATTAGTGGACATGCTGCCGCTACAGAGGGAAGTAAGTTTGGATTGTTATCAGGAGAAACGGTTAAACTGAGCTTTCTTGTAAAGGGAATGCTTGTGGTTTCAGGAAATGACTGCGCGACGGCAATAGCTGAACATATTGGAACAACAGTAGATAATTTTGTAAAAATGATGAACGAAAAAGCGTCTGAATTAGGACTTTTGTCTGCAAGCTTTATTAATCCTCACGGATTGCCTATAAATGACGAAGAGACAGGACAAAACCATATGTCTGTGTCAGATATATACAAGCTTACGAGACACATACTTGAAAAATATCCACAAATATTAGAGGTTACCAAGCTTAAAGAGCTTGCCGTACCTGAAAAAAATTACAGAAAAGAGGCAACTAACCCTGCCCTTGGCGTGATTGAAGGTGTTGATGGGTTAAAAACTGGCTATACGGATAAAGCAGGGATCTGTCTGGTTTCAACTATGCCTGTGACAGGACAGGGACAGGATTTTAGGCTTATAGCAATTATTATGGGGGCTCAGACTCATGAGGAAAGACTAAGCAAGACGCAGGAGCTTTTGGAGTACGGGAAAAACAATTTTAAATATGATAAGCTCGCTGACAAGACGAAACCGGCAGATAAGGTGTATATAGAGAATTCAAAAAATGGTATTGTTAAGGTGTATCCTGCATCAGACTATAATAAAATAATTAAAAATGGAGATATAATCAGCACAAAGGCTTCATATAATGATACTGTAAAGGCACCTTTAAAACAGGGAGATAAAATTGGCTCAATAAGCGTTTTTGTAAACGGTGAAGAAGTGGGACAGGTAGATGCTATCGTAACCGAAGATATAGGAAAGGCAAATATTTTTGTAAGAGTAGTAAGATTTTTCCAAAATATATTTGAATAA
- a CDS encoding deoxyribonuclease IV, with the protein MLVIGCHLSVSKGFEAMGKDALSIGANTFQFFTRNPRGSKAKDIDTEDVKGLLKIIENNKFGKVIGHAPYTLNICSSDEHTREFGLEVMRDDLNRMELLPFNFYNFHPGSHTKQGTETGIRQIISALNKILKPEQTTTVLLETMSGKGTEIGRTFEELQCIISGVELNEKLGVCLDTCHIFDYGYDIVNDLDGVLAKFDKVIGLDRLHAVHLNDSKNPLGSHKDRHENIGKGHIGLEAMGRIINHSKLCKLPFFLETPNDLKGHSQEIKILKELYKN; encoded by the coding sequence ATGTTAGTAATAGGATGCCATTTATCAGTATCAAAAGGATTTGAAGCAATGGGAAAAGATGCGTTAAGCATCGGTGCAAATACATTTCAGTTTTTTACCCGAAACCCAAGGGGCAGCAAAGCTAAGGATATTGATACAGAGGATGTAAAAGGTTTACTTAAAATAATCGAAAATAATAAATTTGGGAAAGTTATAGGGCATGCTCCGTATACATTAAATATATGCTCTTCAGATGAACATACACGGGAATTTGGGCTGGAGGTAATGAGGGATGATTTAAACAGGATGGAACTTTTACCGTTTAATTTTTATAATTTTCATCCTGGAAGCCATACAAAGCAAGGAACAGAAACAGGGATAAGGCAAATAATAAGTGCTCTTAATAAAATATTAAAACCTGAACAGACGACAACAGTCTTGCTTGAGACCATGTCTGGAAAGGGAACGGAGATAGGTAGAACATTTGAAGAACTGCAGTGCATTATTTCAGGTGTTGAATTAAATGAAAAGCTAGGAGTATGCCTTGATACATGTCACATATTCGATTACGGATATGACATTGTAAATGATTTGGACGGTGTGCTTGCTAAATTTGATAAAGTAATAGGTCTTGATAGATTGCATGCAGTACATCTGAATGACAGTAAAAATCCGTTAGGAAGCCACAAGGATCGTCATGAAAACATTGGAAAGGGACATATAGGGCTGGAAGCAATGGGAAGAATAATAAATCATTCAAAACTTTGCAAATTGCCTTTTTTCCTCGAAACACCAAATGATTTGAAGGGCCATTCGCAAGAAATAAAAATTTTGAAGGAATTGTATAAAAACTAA